The DNA region CTCGAATCGGCACCAGCAGTCCCCGCCGCACCGCCCAGCTCCGCCGCCTCCGGCCCGACCTCCAGGCCCTCCCCATCCGTGGTAACGTGGACACTCGAGTCAACAAAGCCTTCGGCCCTGACTACGACGGCGTTATTCTCGCCGCCGCTGGCCTCATCCGCCTCGGCCTCCAGTCCAAAATCTCCCAGTACTTCTCTGCAGAAGAGTTTATCCCCGACCCCGGCCAGGGCGCTCTGGCTATCGAAGTACGCCAGGACGACAACCACACCCTCGCCCTCCTCAAGACCATCGACCATTCCCCCACTCGGCGCGCCGTCACCGCCGAGCGCGCCTTCCTCGAAAAGCTCGGCATGGGTTGTAGCAGCCCCTCCGCCGCCTACGCCCGCGTCAGCGGCGACAGCATAATCATGTATGCCCTCCTCGCCTCGCCTGACAGCGCCCAGTCCTTCACCACCAAGGCCCGCGGCAACCCCGATAACCCCCGCGAGCTCGCCGCCGAAGCCCTCCAGCGCCTCATAGAAAAAGGCGCCGCCAAACTTTTCTCCCCAGAAAAACAGTAGAACCCTACTGCTGTTACAATTCACTTATGAAACTCGCTTCTTGCATCAAGCCAACTTCCTTCTTTCGCCTTCCCTTATATGCCTAGTGTTAGTTGAGGTTTGAGGCCCTAACATGAGGATTGAAGGCTTCCCCGGCAATTCCTTCTCCCCTTGTGGGAGAAGGCGCAGGTTTAGGGGTGAATCCCTAGGAACACGATTCTTTATCAATGCCACCTGCTGCGCTGCGTTTATCCCTTTCCTCGCTCGGCAAAAGAGGGGTAGGAAGGGGGCAATCCTATCCCCATGACCCCTACTCCAGCGCTCATCTCCCTCGTCGGCGCCGGCCCTGGCGACCCCGGGCTCATCACCGCCAAAGGCCTCCACCGCCTCCGCCAGGCCGACGTCATCGTCTACGACCGCCTCATCGACAAAGCCATCCTCAAAGAGGCCCGCCCCGACGCACAGCTTATCTACGTCGGCAAAGACCCTACCCCAGGCGCCGCTGCCGGCCAGGAAGACATCTTCCCGCTGCTAATAGATAAGGCCCGCGAAGGCAAGCGCGTCGTCCGGCTAAAAGGTGGCGACCCATTTGTCTTCGGCCGCGGCGGCGAGGAGGCCCAGGTCCTCGCCATGGCTGGTATCCCCTTCGAAATCATCCCCGGCGTCACCTCCGCCATCGCCGCCCCCGCCTACGCCGGAATTCCTGTCACCCACCGCGACGCCGCCTCCTCCTTCACTGTCGTCAGCGCCGTGGAAGACCCAGCAAAAGAAAAGTCCGCCATCAACTGGCAAGCCCTCGCCCAGACCGGCGGCACGCTAATCGTCATGATGGGCTGGTCTGCCCTGCCTAAAGTCGTCGAACGCCTCCTTAAAGAAGGCATGAAGCCCTCCACCCCCGTCGCCCTGGTCGAGTGGGGCACCTACCCTAAACAGCGCACCGTCACCGCCACCCTGAAAGACATTGTCCGACGAGGGCAGGATGCCGGCCTCGGCCCGCCTGTCGTCGCCGTCATCGGCCAGGTGGTCAACCTCCGCGACGACATCGCCTGGTTCGACAACCGCCCCCTCTCCGGCCTTCGAGTCCTCGTCACTCGCTCCCGCCAGCAGGCCTCTGTGTTATGTCAACTCCTCGCCCAGGAAGGCGCCGACCCCATCGAGCTTCCCGCCATCGAGATCGCCCCTCCCCAGTCCTTCGACGCCCTGGACTCCGCCCTCCGACGCCTCTCCCAATATCAGTGGGTCGTCTTCACCAGCGTTAACGGCGTCGATGCCTTCTTTGGCCGACTTCATGCCCTCGGCCTGGACAGCCGCGCCCTGGGCGGTGTCAGACTTTGCGCCATCGGTCCCGCCACTGCTTCCGCCCTCCAAAAATTTGGCCTCCATGCCGACCTCGTCCCCCCCGAGTTCACCTCCAATGCTCTTTCCCAGTCCCTCGGTCATGCCGCCAAAGACTCCCGCGTCCTCCTTCCCCGCACCGACATCGCCCCCCTGGACCTTGTCCAAGCCCTGGAGCAGTCCGGCGCCACCGTTGACCAAGTCATCGCCTATCGCACCCTCGTACCCGCTTCCTCCAAAGAAACCGCTCTACGGCTTCTATCCAGTGGTAAAATAGACGCCGTCACCTTCACCAGTTCCTCCACAGTTAACAATCTAATCGAGCTTCTTAACGGCAACTCCGGCCTCCTTGCGGGCAAACTCATCACCTCCATAGGCCCCATCACCTCCCGTACTGCCCGTGACCGCGGCCTCACCGTCGATGTAGAAGCCCCTATACATACAGTGGAAGGCCTGGTGGAAGCTATGAAAGCATATTTAGCCAGGGTAAAAGGATAAAGGTTGAAACAGCCCAGTATATTCACAATTATTCCTTCGCCCTTTAGTAACGGTCAAGCGCAACGGGTCCTAAACCTGCCGAAGGTTCAACGAGGGGAGTTGGAACAGATGTACGAACGTCACCCAGGAACTGCCTTCTCCCCTTGTGGGAGAAGGCGTAGGATGAGGGGTGAATCCCTAGAAGCACAATGCTTTATCAATGCCACCTGCCATGCTGCGCTTATATCCCTCTCCAACAAGTGGAAAGGTTAGGGTGGAGGACGTAACCCATGCCCACCTTCCCCCAGCTCCGCCTCCGCCGCCTCCGCGAAAACCCCACCCTGCGAGACATGGTGCGGGAGACCTACCTCTCCCCTCGAGACTTCATCTTCCCCCTCTTCGTTACCCACGGCCGCGATATCCGTGACGAAATCGCCCCCATGCCCGGCATCTACCACCTCTCCCTCGACAACCTTCTCACCGAGGTCAAGGAAGTCGCCGACCTCGGCATCCCAGGCGTCATCCTCTTCGGCCTCCCCGCCGAAAAAGACTCCTCTGGAAGTGAGGCCTATGACGACCACGGCATCATCCAGGAAGCTATCGGCGTCATCAAGCAGGCCACCCCTGACCTCCTCGTCATCACCGACGTCTGCCTCTGCGAATACACCAGCCACGGCCATTGCGGCGTCATCCACGACGGCGGCATCGACAACGACCGTACCCTGGAGCTCTACCAGCGTATCGCTATCTCCCACGCCAAAGCCGGCGCTGACGTTGTCGCCCCTTCAGGCATGATGGACGGACAGGTCAAAGCCATCCGCGGCGCTTTAGACCATGAGACCTTCCAGGACACCCCCATTATGGCCTACGCCGCCAAACACGCCTCCGCCTTCTATGGCCCCTTTCGCACCGCCGCCAACTCCACCCCCCAATTCGGCGACCGCAAAAGCTACCAGATGGACCCCGCCAACCCTCGCATGGCCCTCCGTGAGATCGAGGCTGACATCGAAGAGGGCGCCGACATCATCATGGTCAAACCTGCTCTGGCCTATCTGGACGTTATCTCCAAGGCCCGCCAGAGCTTCGCCCCCCCCATCGCCGCCTACAACGTCAGCGGCGAGTACTCCATGATCAAGTCCGCCGCCGCCAACGGCTGGCTCGACGAGCGCTCCGCCACCCTCGAACTCCTCACCGGCATCAAGCGCGCTGGCGCAGATATCATCATCTCCTACCACGCCAAAGACGTCGCCCACTGGCTCAACTCCCGCCGCTAGCCTCACTGTCATTTCGAGCGAAGTCGAGAAATCTCAGCTTACTGTCCGCCACCATTACGTATGGCTACCAAGGCGTACTGGTTCCATCCGCTACCGCCACACACCATTTATTATCAGTCACCCTGAGCCTAGGGAAAATGAAAGCCCCCTCGTCAATGAGGGGGCTTTGAAATCCAATGGTTAGAAGAGGCCTTAGTCCGGCACCACTATCTCCCCACCCGTCGTCTGGCGGGACGGCTTTCGCACCGGTTTCGCGCCCTTCGTCTTCCAGAAAATCTCCGCAATCTCCTGCGTCGCCTTCAACAGCCCGTTGGCAGCATCTAGGTTCCGATGCTGCCTCGCCTCCGACCCTGCCTTCATCGCCTTCCAGAAGGTGTCATGCAGGTTCGGGTGCTGCTGCACGTGTTCGGGCTTGAAGTAATCGCCCCACAACACCCTAAGCTCCCGCTTCGCCAGTTCGGCATGCTCTTCCTTCACTGTCGTCAAACGGGAAATCTTGTGGGTGTATATCGCCGACTCATCCTTCGTAGCATTGGGGCCCGGCTTCTCCAGCTCATTGATCAGCGTCGCCATCCGCACTACAGTGTGAGCAGCAATCTGCGCCAGGTGCGGGTCGTAAATGCCGCAAGGAATGTCGCAGTGGGCGTACGCCTTGCGAGCGGGCATAGCCCGTAGGACTTTGGTAATGATAGACATGCTCCCTCCTCCAAAAGTTCGGGTATTTGACCGCCGCAGTATAACCCAAAAGCCTCCCTCTGCCAACGATTATGTCTTTCCCCCACCGAAGGCTAACCTTGACGCCCACATATCGACACCTTACCTTGATTCCATCCCTCTTCCCCCGGAGGCTCCCCTATGAAAAAAGCCCTCGTCGTCGGCGGCACCGGCCCCACCGGCCCCATGGTCGTCCAGGGCCTCCTGGACCGCGGCCATCACGTCACCATCTACCACCGAGGCTTCCACGAAACTGACGACCTTCCCAAAGGCATCCACCGACACCTTCACGGCGATCCCTTCACCAAAGAGGTCTTCGAGAAAGACTTCGCCAATGAGCAGTTCGATCTCGTTGTCTCCATGTACGGACGCCTGCGCCACATCGCCGACGCCATGGCTGGCCGCACCCCCAAGCTCGTCGGCGTCGGCGGCTCCCCCTCCCTCATGAAGCCCGAGCACCTCCCCTGGCCCCAGGGGCGAGAGACCCCTCTCCCTGAAGACCACCCCCTCTACACCGACCGCGAGACCGACGAATACGGTTTTGCCGTCGCGCACACCGAGCGGCGAGTCATGGAGCACCACCAGCAGGGCCACTTTGCGGCTGTTATGTTCCGATACCCCTGGATGTATGGCCCCCGCAATGGCCGGCAGTGGATGTGGTCTATCGTCCGCCGCGTCCTCGATAAGCGAAATGTCATCATCGTCCCCGGCGACGGCAGCCAAGTCCGCCCCATCTGTTACTCCGACAACGCCGTACGCCAGCTCCTTCTCGCCTGCGATAGCGACGCCGGCAACGGCCATGTCTTCAACTCCGTCGACGAAGTCACCTATACCATCAAGGACGCCATCAAAATCATCGCCGACGCCCTGGGCCACGAATTCGAAATCGTTGAAATCAGCCATCCCCTGGCCTACGAGTTGGCCAACGGTTACGCCCCTAAATACAGCCGCCTCCTCGACGTCACCAAGCTAAAAAAGCTCCTCGGCTACCACGACGCTGTCCCGCCCGCCCAGGGCCTCGCCATCACCGCCCGGTGGCTCGTCGATAACAAAGACAGCCTCAACCTTCAGCAAATGGAAGAACTGGCCGCCAACCCCTTCGCTTACGACATCGAGGACCGCCTTATCGCCTCCTTCAAAGCCTGGCAGTCCGACGCCTCCGCCTCCATCCCCCATCCTGAAATCAAGGAACCCACCCGCGAATGGCGAGGCCGCTTCCGCCCCTCCCAGCGGGCGTAGACTATATCCTCAATGGTCACACTTCTGTGTAGAATCCCTTTATTACCGCTCACCCTGAGATTGTCGAAGGGCGAGGATCGTCTACCTCCAGAAAAATCCTCGTCAACACTATGGAAAAGGATAATGGAGGGACTTAGAACTTGCGCAATATCTCTTTTCGCCTCCAGCCACAACCCCTAGATGCTCTCCCCCTTCCTCTGGTTCCTCTCCACGTACCGCGTCGAAGGCGACAGCATGGCCCCCGCCTTCCACCACGGCCAGCGCGTCTCCATAAACCGCCGGGCCTACAAAAACTCACCCCCCCAGCGCGGCCACGTCGTCCTCTTCCGCCACCCTACCCTCCCTCACAAGCCCCTCCTCAAACGAATCGTCGGCCTCCCCACCGAGACCATCCACCTCACCAAAGGCCGTGTCCACATCAACGATACTCTTTTAGATGAACCCTACGTCGCTACTGGCAACGGCCTAAATCCCACCCTCGACCTCCAGTGGTCCCTCTCTGATGATGAATACCTCGTCCTCGGCGACAACCGCCGCGACAGCCTGGACTCCCGCCGCATAGGTCCAGTTAAATTGCTTTGGCTCACAGGAAAAGTGTGAGAAAGTAGGAACAAATTTACATGAATGGCCAGTTAAACCTGAATCTACGTCCTAGGGTTTGCTAGAATCAATCACGGACATCTCTCAAGATAGTACGCCATACTGTCTCAATTTCTTCACTTTCCACAACCATTCGTACTTGTGGGGCACGTGATAATAGTTGCTTTGCCCGATTGTGGTCACGCAAATTAGATCTTGGCGTTGGAGAAGTGATAACGGCAGTCATTTCGAATTCAGATTTACGGCTTAACTCTAGTAAGCGTCCCGCCCAAGTATTCGCCTTATCAACTATGTCTCCACCCTTCTTGTAGTCCAGGGATATCGGCTCTAGAACTTGCTGCTTTCCGTTTTGCCAGCCCAATTTAAATTCGTATTGGTAGGCATCACTCTTGATGGTAACTCCTTGCGTTAAATATCTGCCTGCACTGAGTCCGGCCTGTGATTTGTTTTGCTGAGTTCTTATACTCTCCCACAAAACGGTCTCATCCACCCTCTCTTCAGTTAGAGGCTTATAGGGTGACTCTTCCAAACGGCTCTCAATGTAAGTTCAAGCAGCGCATCCCCAATGGTGACCAAGAGTCCTCTTCAAAAGGACTTAATGATTATGGTCATTACCGCCAGTAAGGACTTGGCGAACATCCTCTAAGTTCACGTCTTTCATTTCTTTATCTATTTTATAGGTTTTGGGTATTTTGCCCATGATTACTATTGCGGTTTCAATAGGAGGGCATCCCGGCTC from SAR202 cluster bacterium includes:
- the hemC gene encoding hydroxymethylbilane synthase, whose product is MTPLIVGTRGSRLALIQTEEALALIRAKHPAQAFDIKTIRTGGDKAPDVPLASLGRGVFVKEIEDALLRKEIDLAVHSLKDLPPVTPPCLAIAAITQRIDPRDVLVSKENVTLDKLPPGARIGTSSPRRTAQLRRLRPDLQALPIRGNVDTRVNKAFGPDYDGVILAAAGLIRLGLQSKISQYFSAEEFIPDPGQGALAIEVRQDDNHTLALLKTIDHSPTRRAVTAERAFLEKLGMGCSSPSAAYARVSGDSIIMYALLASPDSAQSFTTKARGNPDNPRELAAEALQRLIEKGAAKLFSPEKQ
- the cobA gene encoding uroporphyrinogen-III C-methyltransferase; translation: MTPTPALISLVGAGPGDPGLITAKGLHRLRQADVIVYDRLIDKAILKEARPDAQLIYVGKDPTPGAAAGQEDIFPLLIDKAREGKRVVRLKGGDPFVFGRGGEEAQVLAMAGIPFEIIPGVTSAIAAPAYAGIPVTHRDAASSFTVVSAVEDPAKEKSAINWQALAQTGGTLIVMMGWSALPKVVERLLKEGMKPSTPVALVEWGTYPKQRTVTATLKDIVRRGQDAGLGPPVVAVIGQVVNLRDDIAWFDNRPLSGLRVLVTRSRQQASVLCQLLAQEGADPIELPAIEIAPPQSFDALDSALRRLSQYQWVVFTSVNGVDAFFGRLHALGLDSRALGGVRLCAIGPATASALQKFGLHADLVPPEFTSNALSQSLGHAAKDSRVLLPRTDIAPLDLVQALEQSGATVDQVIAYRTLVPASSKETALRLLSSGKIDAVTFTSSSTVNNLIELLNGNSGLLAGKLITSIGPITSRTARDRGLTVDVEAPIHTVEGLVEAMKAYLARVKG
- the hemB gene encoding porphobilinogen synthase; protein product: MPTFPQLRLRRLRENPTLRDMVRETYLSPRDFIFPLFVTHGRDIRDEIAPMPGIYHLSLDNLLTEVKEVADLGIPGVILFGLPAEKDSSGSEAYDDHGIIQEAIGVIKQATPDLLVITDVCLCEYTSHGHCGVIHDGGIDNDRTLELYQRIAISHAKAGADVVAPSGMMDGQVKAIRGALDHETFQDTPIMAYAAKHASAFYGPFRTAANSTPQFGDRKSYQMDPANPRMALREIEADIEEGADIIMVKPALAYLDVISKARQSFAPPIAAYNVSGEYSMIKSAAANGWLDERSATLELLTGIKRAGADIIISYHAKDVAHWLNSRR
- the sodN gene encoding superoxide dismutase, Ni, whose amino-acid sequence is MSIITKVLRAMPARKAYAHCDIPCGIYDPHLAQIAAHTVVRMATLINELEKPGPNATKDESAIYTHKISRLTTVKEEHAELAKRELRVLWGDYFKPEHVQQHPNLHDTFWKAMKAGSEARQHRNLDAANGLLKATQEIAEIFWKTKGAKPVRKPSRQTTGGEIVVPD
- a CDS encoding NAD(P)-dependent oxidoreductase, translating into MKKALVVGGTGPTGPMVVQGLLDRGHHVTIYHRGFHETDDLPKGIHRHLHGDPFTKEVFEKDFANEQFDLVVSMYGRLRHIADAMAGRTPKLVGVGGSPSLMKPEHLPWPQGRETPLPEDHPLYTDRETDEYGFAVAHTERRVMEHHQQGHFAAVMFRYPWMYGPRNGRQWMWSIVRRVLDKRNVIIVPGDGSQVRPICYSDNAVRQLLLACDSDAGNGHVFNSVDEVTYTIKDAIKIIADALGHEFEIVEISHPLAYELANGYAPKYSRLLDVTKLKKLLGYHDAVPPAQGLAITARWLVDNKDSLNLQQMEELAANPFAYDIEDRLIASFKAWQSDASASIPHPEIKEPTREWRGRFRPSQRA
- the lepB gene encoding signal peptidase I, which produces MLSPFLWFLSTYRVEGDSMAPAFHHGQRVSINRRAYKNSPPQRGHVVLFRHPTLPHKPLLKRIVGLPTETIHLTKGRVHINDTLLDEPYVATGNGLNPTLDLQWSLSDDEYLVLGDNRRDSLDSRRIGPVKLLWLTGKV